The sequence GAGGGCATGAAGGCGCACGACCACACGCCGCTGCAGGGCGGCATGGTGGCGATGAGCGGAGAGCTGCACCTCGAGGTGCTCTCGCAGCGCTCGGGAGAGGTGCGTGTATGGGTGACGGATGCCTTCCGCAAGCCGGTGCCGCTCGAGGGGATGAAGGGGACGGTGAACGCTGGGGGCCAGAGCGTGCCGCTCACGCCGGAGCCCGGAGGCCAGTTCCTGACGGCGAAGCTGTCGCCATCGGATCAGGAGCGCGAGACGACGGTGCGTCTGCCGATGCCGGGAGACCCGGAATACTTCATCACCTTCCTGCTGACGCCGAAGGATGCGCGGGCGGCGGCCGCCTCGGCTCCGATCAAGTCGGAGGGGAGGGCCGCTCCGGAGGCGATGCAGGAGGTGACCATCAACGTGGCGGGCGGCTACCAGCCGAGCGAGGTGAGCCTGAAGAAGGGAGTGCCGGTCCGGCTGCGCTTCATTCGCAAGGACACGGGTGGGTGCTCGGAGGAGCTGGTCATCCCGGACTTCGGGGTGAAAAAGGCGCTGCCGGGGCTGACGGAGACGGTGGTGGAGTTCACGCCGGACAAGACGGGCACCTTCCCGTTCACGTGCGGCATGGGGATGTTGAAGGGCCAGCTCGTGGTGAACTGAAGGGAGCCGGAGGCGCGAGCATGGAACGCATCGAGCGAGAGGACGGTGAGCCGGTGGTGAAGGCGCTGGTGGACAACCACCGGCACTTCCTCGCGTTCCTGGAGCGCCGCGTCGGTAGCCGCGCGGTGGCGGAGGAGCTGCTGCAGAGCGCCTTCGTGCGGTCGCTGGAAAAGAGCGGCGCGCTACGAGACGAGGAGCGGGCGGTGGCGTGGTTCTACCGGCTGCTGCGTAACGCGCTGGTGGACCACTACCGCAAGCAGGCCGCCGAGGGCCGTGCTCTGGAGCACGAGGCGCGCGAGGCCACCGAGGTGGGACCGGATCCGGAGCTGAAACAGGCCGTCTGCGCCTGCGTGGGCGAGCTGCTCCCCACCCTGAAGCCCGAGTACTCGGAGCTGCTGCGTCAGGTGGAGCTGGAGGAGCGCAGCGTGCCGGAGGCCGCGGCGGCGGTGGGCATCACCCCGAACAACGCCGGAGTGAGGCTCCACCGGGCGCGTCAGGCGCTCAAGCGGCAGCTAGAGAAGAGCTGCGGCACCTGCGCCACCCACGGCTGCCTCGACTGCTCCTGCCAACGGCGCTGCTAGGAGTTTGTTGAGGTAGACGAGGGCTCACTCACCGCGAGGACCGCCAGTCGAGACGACGCATGTGCACTGAGCGACCAGGCACGTTCCCCTGCGTGGGTAGGGCGGTGCGACCTGGGGCCTTCCGTCTGTAAAGCATTGCGCGGTATCCTCCCAGGTTGGGCGAGCCGTAGGCGGTCTACGCCTCGGGCAATTGGAGGAGCCGAGACCATGAGCCGGGTGCTGGAGCAGAAGGTCCTCGATTTGGCGAGCGGGCTGCTCGAATCTCAAGACCTCGCGCAGTTACAGGCGCGTACGGAGTCCCTCCTAGCGAAGCTCTTTCAAGCAGACCATGTGGCGTTCTGCCGGATGCATCCGGACCTGCCCACATTGTTCGATTGGAAGGCGAGCACGACGGGACATTTCCTTCAGAGCTATTACCAGTGGTACCAGAACGACTTCGTCTTCCGTTGGCTCTCGCAACATCCCAACATCGCGTCGAGCGACACGGAAATGCTTCGGGGTCGGAAGCTTGAGGAGACAGAGACGTATCGGCGCAGCCGCGAGTCGCATTTGGGCTTGAGGCATGTCCTCGCGGTTTTGCTGGCTCCCGAGGGCCAGCTGGGCAGTGGTGCCGTCGCGCTGTACACCGATCGAGACAAACCTTTCCCTGAGGAGAGTCGGCGTTTGCTGCAAAGGCTCACCCCCGCCCTATCGGGGGCGTTCGTGAACTTCGCTCGATTCGGTGCGCTGTCCTCTCACAACCAGCTCCTGGAAGAGCTGCTTGACCAGCATGGAACGCATACCATCGTGGTGGATGCCCAGCGGCGGGAGGTCTTCCGAATAGGAGCTGTCAGATCGTTGCTTGAAAACTGGTTCCCCTCGCGATCTGACCGGGACGAGGGGGGAATCCCTCGGGCCTGGAGAGATCGGATGGACGCGCTCATGACGGGGAGCGTCCCTCTCAATCTCCCAGCGGACTCATGGAGGGAGAAGCGGGGGCTGAGCACCTTGGAGGTGTGCTTCACCAGACTGCCGAGCATCAATGGCCGCAGCCTCTGGGAGTTACGGCTGAAGGAGGTCCATGTGGTACCCGAAAAGTGGCGGCAAATACTGACGCCCAGACAGTTCGAGGCG comes from Hyalangium minutum and encodes:
- a CDS encoding cupredoxin domain-containing protein, which produces MKHWMGWLLIAGLVAACDKKTEAPGAGAPPPTTASASAKQAHENEPHEHASPHGGLVESSSRGHVELVASRDGKYRVYLLDDDMKVRPVEGASGSIKVAKAGYPNVVLAPEGDHLVGEGPAHTDEHLAMVVTVVQGGKPETLRFNAHLEAKGHAAAGAEGMKAHDHTPLQGGMVAMSGELHLEVLSQRSGEVRVWVTDAFRKPVPLEGMKGTVNAGGQSVPLTPEPGGQFLTAKLSPSDQERETTVRLPMPGDPEYFITFLLTPKDARAAAASAPIKSEGRAAPEAMQEVTINVAGGYQPSEVSLKKGVPVRLRFIRKDTGGCSEELVIPDFGVKKALPGLTETVVEFTPDKTGTFPFTCGMGMLKGQLVVN
- a CDS encoding RNA polymerase sigma factor; this translates as MERIEREDGEPVVKALVDNHRHFLAFLERRVGSRAVAEELLQSAFVRSLEKSGALRDEERAVAWFYRLLRNALVDHYRKQAAEGRALEHEAREATEVGPDPELKQAVCACVGELLPTLKPEYSELLRQVELEERSVPEAAAAVGITPNNAGVRLHRARQALKRQLEKSCGTCATHGCLDCSCQRRC
- a CDS encoding helix-turn-helix transcriptional regulator, which produces MSRVLEQKVLDLASGLLESQDLAQLQARTESLLAKLFQADHVAFCRMHPDLPTLFDWKASTTGHFLQSYYQWYQNDFVFRWLSQHPNIASSDTEMLRGRKLEETETYRRSRESHLGLRHVLAVLLAPEGQLGSGAVALYTDRDKPFPEESRRLLQRLTPALSGAFVNFARFGALSSHNQLLEELLDQHGTHTIVVDAQRREVFRIGAVRSLLENWFPSRSDRDEGGIPRAWRDRMDALMTGSVPLNLPADSWREKRGLSTLEVCFTRLPSINGRSLWELRLKEVHVVPEKWRQILTPRQFEAAALVVQGLADKEIADKLGITEDTAKDHVQSAYKRLKVSGRAGLIALALRS